The following proteins are encoded in a genomic region of Sesamum indicum cultivar Zhongzhi No. 13 linkage group LG8, S_indicum_v1.0, whole genome shotgun sequence:
- the LOC105168334 gene encoding uncharacterized protein LOC105168334, producing MRHRESLDMQEAKANNMGKLLCFFLCCLVFYLLIAVSTVAAQPLSTDSRWIVDETGQRVKLSCVNWPSHLEVVVAEGLSKQPVDKISEEIRSLGFNCVRLTWPLFLFTNDTLAALTVRQSLTNLGLFEAVAGFQTNNPDIIDLSLMDAYQAVVGSLGKKNVMVVLDNHTSKPGWCCGDGDGNGFFGDEYFNPDLWVKGLTRVATTFKDTKHVVGMSLRNELRGRRQNVYDWYRYMQKGAEAVHSANPNVLIILSGLKYDRDLSFLLNKPVTLTFSKKLVYELHWYGFSNGQAWATGNPNQVCGQLVAETATKAGFLLDQGYPLFVSEFGVDMRGANVNDNRYLNCFMGWAAELDVDWALWALTGSYYIREGVVGHDETYGVYNWNWCDVRNQTTLHKISALQYPFRGPGYSERRPHKILFHPMTGLCVKRMSFVEPLVLGPCSEAEAWSYTPQHTLTIKGTYFCLQADALGHPAKLGIICTDSTSKWEAVSDSKMHLSSKLEDGTNVCLDVDSDNNVVMNNCKCLDNKNNKCDPASQWFKLIDSTRCGADKSFFLEINSVLKLVANNFLSSFGL from the exons ATGAGACATAGAGAGAGTCTTGATATGCAAGAAGCAAAGGCAAACAACATGGGGAAGCTCTTGTGTTTCTTCTTATGTTGTCttgttttttatcttttgattGCAGTCTCCACCGTTGCGGCTCAGCCGCTCTCCACCGACTCCCGGTGGATTGTGGATGAGACGGGGCAGCGTGTTAAGCTGTCGTGCGTGAACTGGCCATCGCATCTTGAGGTCGTGGTGGCGGAGGGGCTGAGCAAGCAGCCGGTGGACAAGATCTCAGAGGAGATCAGGAGCTTGGGGTTCAACTGTGTGAGGCTAACATGGCCTCTTTTCTTGTTTACTAATGACACATTGGCTGCTCTTACCGTGCGGCAGTCGTTGACGAACCTTGGATTGTTCGAAGCCGTTGCAGGTTTTCAGACCAACAATCCTGACATCATTGATCTTTCTCTCATGGATGCTTACCAG GCAGTGGTGGGTAGTCTTGGGAAGAAAAATGTGATGGTGGTGCTTGATAACCACACAAGTAAGCCTGGTTGGTGTTGCGGGGACGGTGATGGGAATGGGTTCTTCGGAGACGAGTATTTTAACCCTGATCTGTGGGTGAAGGGACTAACCAGGGTTGCCACCACTTTCAAAGATACCAAGCATGTCGTGGGGATGAGCTTGAGGAATGAACTCAGGGGCCGCAGACAAAATGTCTATGATTGGTACAG GTACATGCAAAAAGGAGCAGAAGCAGTACACTCAGCGAATCCCAATGTCCTGATCATTCTATCCGGCCTGAAATACGACAGAGATCTCTCTTTCCTGCTCAACAAGCCAGTGACCTTAACCTTCTCAAAGAAGCTAGTATACGAGCTACATTGGTATGGCTTCTCGAATGGGCAGGCATGGGCGACGGGCAACCCCAACCAGGTATGCGGGCAGTTGGTGGCTGAGACCGCAACGAAGGCCGGGTTCTTGTTGGACCAAGGGTACCCCTTGTTTGTGAGTGAGTTTGGAGTGGACATGAGGGGCGCTAATGTCAATGACAACAGGTACTTGAATTGCTTCATGGGATGGGCAGCTGAGTTGGATGTGGACTGGGCGTTGTGGGCTCTTACAGGGAGTTACTACATAAGGGAAGGTGTGGTTGGACATGATGAAACATATGGAGTTTATAACTGGAACTGGTGTGATGTTAGAAACCAGACCACCCTGCACAAGATTTCTGCCCTCCAGTATCCTTTCAGAG GACCAGGTTATTCAGAAAGACGACCACACAAGATACTCTTCCATCCCATGACAGGCCTCTGTGTAAAGAGGATGTCCTTCGTAGAACCCCTGGTTTTAGGTCCATGCTCTGAGGCAGAAGCATGGAGCTACACTCCCCAGCACACCTTAACAATAAAGGGAACATATTTCTGTCTGCAAGCAGATGCATTAGGACACCCTGCAAAACTCGGTATAATCTGCACTGACTCCACTTCAAAATGGGAAGCTGTCTCAGATTCTAAGATGCATCTATCCTCCAAACTTGAGGACGGTACCAATGTGTGCTTGGATGTAGACTCAGACAACAATGTCGTCATGAACAACTGCAAATGCTTGGACAACAAGAACAACAAGTGCGACCCAGCTAGTCAATGGTTCAAACTTATCGACAGCACAAGATGTGGAGCGGATAAGAGTTTCTTCCTGGAGATCAACTCAGTTCTAAAACTTGTTGCGAACAACTTCCTAAGTAGTTTTGGCTTATAG
- the LOC105168335 gene encoding proteasome subunit beta type-7-A: protein MSTAAESVPPKGGFSFDLCRRNEMLVQKGLKQPSFLKTGTTIVGLIFQDGVILGADTRATEGPIVADKNCEKIHYMAPNIYCCGAGTAADTEAVTDMVSSQLKLHRYHTGRESRVVTALTLLKSHLFSYQGYVSAALVLGGVDVTGPHLHTIYPHGSTDTLPFATMGSGSLAAMAVFESKYREGLTRDEGVKLVAEAICSGIFNDLGSGSNVDICVITKGKKEYLRNYMLPNPRTYVSEKGYSFAKKTEVLLTKITPLRELVEVVEGGDAMEE, encoded by the exons ATGTCGACAGCAGCAGAATCTGTGCCGCCAAAGGGTGGTTTCTCGTTCGATCTCTGCAGGAGGAATGAGATGCTTGTGCAGAAGGGTTTGAAGCAACCCTCTTTTCTGAAAACCGGAACCACAATAGTGGGATTGATTTTTCAG GATGGTGTCATTCTTGGAGCAGACACACGAGCCACTGAGGGTCCCATTGTTGCTGATAAGAACTGTGAGAAGATTCATTATATGGCTCCCAATATTTATTGCTGTGGAGCTGGGACTGCTGCTGATACAGAGGCTGTTACAG ACATGGTTAGCTCTCAGCTGAAGCTGCATCGCTATCATACTGGTCGTGAATCCAGAGTTGTGACAGCTCTCACACTTCTGAAGTCTCATCTTTTCAG CTATCAAGGCTATGTATCTGCTGCTTTGGTGCTTGGTGGAGTTGATGTGACAGGCCCTCACTTGCACACT ATTTATCCACATGGTTCAACTGACACTCTACCATTTGCTACCATGGGTTCTGGCTCTCTTGCTGCAATGGCTGTTTTTGAATCGAAATATCGTGAAGGGCTGACT AGGGATGAAGGAGTAAAATTAGTGGCTGAAGCAATATGCTCCGGTATATTTAATGATCTAGGAAGTGGAAGCAACGTGGATATCTGTGTCATAACAAAG GGGAAGAAAGAGTACTTGAGAAATTACATGTTGCCGAACCCTCGTACGTATGTCAGTGAGAAGGGTTACTCATTTGCCAAGAAGACTG AGGTGTTGCTCACGAAGATCACACCATTAAGAGAGCTGGTCGAAGTTGTTGAAGGCGGGGATGCAATGGAAGAATGA
- the LOC105168336 gene encoding putative multidrug resistance protein, protein MGRKGGLFKYADGVDKLLMLLGTLGSIGDGLMSPLNMFVLSGIIDEYATSSQSISNKVVDKYALRLLCVALGVGVSAFLEGLCWTRTAERQTSRIRTEYLRSVLRQDVAFFDAQGASSTTFKVVSSISADAHSIQAVIAEKIPNCLVDLSAFVFGLIVAFLLSWRLALASLPCALCFIAPGVGFGKVMMSLGAKAKDAYEVAGSVVEQCISSIRTVYSYVGERQTLDRFSRALQDSMKLGIKQGFAKGLMIGSMGIVFAVWAFESWAGSVLVIERGESGGRVFIASVCIVLGGLSCMSALPNLSFIVEASAAATRIFEMIDRVPEIDSEDENGKVLAYVHGEIEFKEVYFSYPSRMDTPILQGFNLKVQAGKTVGLVGGSGSGKSTVISLLERFYDPMKGDILLDGHRIKRLKLKWLRSQMGLVNQEPILFATSIKENISFGKEYATMEEIVNAAKAANAHDFIVKLLGGYETQVGQFGFQLSGGQKQRIAIARALLRDPRILLLDEATSALDTQSERVVQDAIEQASLGRTTIVIAHRLTTIRNADMIVVLDSGRVVESGSHDRLMQKGEGGVYSKMVKLQQSATENEPFSHPDHSIEGSNRRNIPGSTPRSSYSVRASWQNSPSSPFSPALTMSIVPSINTISYYDSDDESLDPTSSPSLSHWQLFRMNAPEWKRALLGCLGAVSFGAVQPVNAYCLGSVVSVYFHNDTSHMKSETSFYCKIFLSIAVVSFFANLLQHYNFAIMGERLTKRIREKVLHNILTFEVGWFDLDENTSAAVCARLSTEANLVRCLVGDRISLLVQVFTSASVAFMLGLILTWRISIVVISIQPLIIASFYSKSVLMKRMSVKSQKAQNEGSQLASEAVVNHRTITAFCSQSKILALFAETLRGPRKESIKQSWFSGIGLFISQFLTTAAIALTYWYGGRLMNKGLVSSKHLFQAFFILMSTGKNIADAGSMSSDLAKGSNAVRSVFSILERKTEIEPDDPYGFKIKKGLKGRIDLNGVYFSYPSRPEQMIFQGLSLRIEAGKTVALVGQSGSGKSTIIGLIERFYDPIKGTVLIDEQDIKSYSLRDLRSHIALVSQEPTLFAGTIHENIVYGNENATESEIRKAAILANAHEFISSLKNGYQTYCGERGVQLSGGQKQRIALARAILKNPSILLLDEATSALDSVSENLIQEALEKMMVSRTCVIVAHRLSTIQKADCIAVIKNGKVVEKGSHSQLLDLGNRGSYYSLIRLQHGLPS, encoded by the exons ATGGGGAGAAAAGGCGGGCTCTTCAAGTATGCTGATGGCGTCGATAAGTTGCTCATGCTGCTTGGTACTTTGGGGAGCATAGGGGACGGCCTCATGTCTCCGCTTAACATGTTTGTTCTAAGTGGTATCATAGATGAGTATGCAACTTCCAGTCAGTCCATCTCCAACAAAGTGGTGGACAAG TATGCTCTGAGGCTGCTCTGTGTAGCTCTTGGAGTTGGAGTCTCTGCGTTTCTTG AAGGTCTATGTTGGACAAGAACAGCCGAGAGGCAAACATCTCGAATACGAACGGAGTACTTGAGATCAGTACTAAGACAAGACGTCGCTTTCTTTGACGCCCAAGGTGCTTCTTCCACCACCTTCAAAGTCGTATCGAGCATTTCAGCAGACGCACACTCGATTCAAGCTGTCATAGCTGAGAAG ATACCAAACTGCCTCGTCGACCTCTCTGCATTTGTGTTTGGCCTAATCGTTGCCTTCTTGCTTTCTTGGCGCCTAGCCTTAGCTTCCCTACCGTGTGCGCTGTGTTTTATAGCCCCAGGAGTAGGATTCGGGAAGGTGATGATGAGTCTGGGAGCCAAAGCCAAAGATGCTTATGAGGTTGCGGGCAGTGTAGTAGAACAATGTATATCATCGATCCGAACTGTTTATTCCTATGTGGGCGAGAGACAAACGCTTGATAGATTCAGCCGTGCTCTTCAAGATAGCATGAAACTCGGCATAAAGCAAGGTTTTGCGAAAGGGCTGATGATAGGAAGTATGGGGATAGTTTTTGCAGTTTGGGCATTTGAATCTTGGGCTGGAAGTGTTCTTGTGATTGAGAGAGGAGAAAGCGGTGGCCGTGTTTTTATAGCGTCTGTCTGTATTGTCCTCGGAGGACT GTCTTGCATGAGTGCGCTGCCTAATCTGTCATTCATCGTAGAGGCTTCAGCTGCAGCCACGCGAATCTTTGAGATGATAGACCGTGTTCCTGAAATAGACTCAGAAGATGAGAACGGAAAAGTTTTAGCTTATGTACATGGAGAAATCGAGTTCAAGGAGGTCTATTTCAGTTATCCATCAAGAATGGATACACCGATTCTTCAGGGGTTCAATCTCAAAGTACAAGCTGGTAAGACTGTAGGCCTTGTGGGAGGAAGTGGTTCTGGGAAATCCACAGTTATTTCCTTGCTTGAAAGGTTTTATGATCCTATGAAAGGAGACATACTGCTTGATGGGCACAGAATTAAAAGACTCAAGCTTAAATGGTTGAGATCACAGATGGGACTGGTGAATCAAGAGCCGATTCTCTTTGCAACTTCCataaaggaaaatatttcGTTCGGAAAGGAATACGCTACAATGGAAGAGATTGTAAATGCTGCTAAGGCTGCAAATGCACACGACTTCATCGTTAAGTTACTGGGAGGATATGAAACTCAG GTGGGGCAGTTTGGGTTTCAGTTATCCGGAGGGCAGAAACAGAGGATTGCAATAGCAAGGGCATTGCTTAGAGATCCAAGAATTCTTTTACTTGATGAAGCTACTAGTGCTCTTGACACCCAGTCTGAGAGAGTAGTACAGGATGCCATTGAGCAGGCTTCACTTGGAAGAACCACGATTGTCATTGCTCACCGTCTCACGACAATCCGTAACGCTGACATGATTGTGGTCCTTGACTCAGGAAGAGTTGTTGAATCAGGTTCTCATGATAGACTGATGCAAAAAGGAGAAGGTGGAGTTTACTCTAAAATGGTGAAACTGCAGCAGTCAGCAACAGAAAACGAACCCTTTTCTCATCCTGATCATTCTATAGAGGGAAGTAACAGGAGGAATATACCTGGCAGTACTCCCAGGTCTTCTTACAGTGTTAGAGCAAGTTGGCAAAACAGCCCTTCTTCCCCCTTTAGCCCAGCTTTAACCATGAGCATAGTCCCCTCAATCAACACGATTTCTTACTACGACAGCGATGATGAATCATTGGATCCCACCTCGTCTCCCAGTCTTTCACATTGGCAGTTGTTTCGCATGAATGCGCCTGAGTGGAAGAGAGCCTTGCTAGGGTGTCTAGGAGCCGTCAGCTTTGGGGCGGTCCAGCCGGTTAATGCCTATTGCTTGGGCTCAGTTGTCTCTGTATACTTCCACAATGACACATCACATATGAAATCAGAAACCTCATTTTACTGCAAGATATTCTTAAGTATAGCTGTAGTCAGCTTCTTTGCCAATTTGCTCCAACATTACAATTTCGCAATCATGGGAGAGCGACTAACCAAGAGGATCCGCGAAAAGGTTCTTCATAACATTCTCACATTCGAGGTAGGCTGGTTTGACCTGGACGAGAACACAAGTGCTGCAGTCTGTGCACGTCTGTCCACTGAAGCCAACCTCGTACGATGCCTTGTTGGAGATCGTATCTCGCTATTGGTTCAGGTCTTTACCAGTGCTTCTGTAGCTTTCATGCTTGGCCTGATCCTAACATGGAGAATCTCCATAGTTGTGATTTCCATACAGCCTCTGATCATCGCAAGCTTTTATTCGAAAAGTGTTCTGATGAAACGGATGTCTGTCAAGTCCCAAAAGGCGCAGAACGAAGGAAGCCAGCTTGCAAGTGAGGCAGTGGTCAATCACAGGACCATAACAGCTTTCTGTTCTCAGAGTAAGATTCTTGCCCTGTTTGCAGAAACCCTGAGAGGGCCACGAAAAGAGAGCATAAAACAATCATGGTTTTCTGGGATAGGCTTGTTTATTTCTCAGTTTCTAACAACAGCTGCTATAGCTTTGACGTACTGGTACGGTGGGAGGCTGATGAACAAAGGATTAGTGAGCTCAAAGCATCTATTTCAAGCTTTCTTCATCTTGATGAGCACCGGCAAGAACATTGCTGATGCAGGAAGCATGTCGTCTGATCTGGCTAAAGGGAGCAACGCTGTTAGATCTGTTTTTTCcattttggagagaaaaacTGAGATAGAGCCAGACGATCCTTATGGTTTCAAGATCAAGAAAGGATTAAAAGGCCGGATAGATCTAAATGGTGTTTACTTTTCCTATCCCTCCAGGCCGGAGCAAATGATCTTCCAGGGCCTTAGTCTCAGGATTGAAGCTGGAAAGACCGTGGCACTTGTTGGACAAAGTGGCTCAGGCAAATCAACCATTATAGGACTGATCGAAAGGTTCTATGATCCAATCAAAGGAACTGTTCTCATTGATGAACAAGACATCAAAAGCTACAGCTTGCGAGACTTAAGATCCCACATAGCACTAGTGAGTCAGGAGCCGACACTTTTTGCTGGAACCATCCATGAAAACATAGTATACGGCAATGAAAACGCCACAGAGTCTGAAATCAGGAAAGCTGCAATTCTTGCTAATGCTCATGAATTCATAAG TTCACTGAAGAATGGATACCAAACTTACTGTGGAGAAAGAGGGGTCCAGCTTTCAGGGGGACAGAAACAACGGATTGCCCTTGCTCGTGCCATTCTCAAGAATCCATCAATCCTTCTCTTGGATGAGGCAACCAGTGCATTGGACAGCGTGTCAGAAAATCTTATCCAAGAAGCGTTAGAGAAGATGATGGTCAGCAGGACATGTGTCATCGTAGCTCACCGTTTGTCGACTATACAGAAGGCAGACTGCATCGCGGTGATCAAGAATGGGAAGGTTGTGGAGAAAGGATCACATTCTCAACTTCTTGATCTTGGAAATCGTGGTTCATATTATTCACTGATCAGGTTACAACATGGCCTTCCTTCTTAG
- the LOC105168337 gene encoding uncharacterized protein LOC105168337: MVKVATFFGMSFGAFLFWQTMDKVHVWIALHQDEKKERMEKEAEIRRMREELYQQQRERDSLA, translated from the exons ATGGTGAAAGTCGCGACGTTCTTCGGAATGTCATTTGGCGCCTTCCTTTTCTGGCAAACCATGGATAAAGTCCACGTCTGGATTGCCCTTCACCAGGACGAAAag AAGGAGAGAATGGAGAAAGAGGCTGAGATCAGGAGAATGAGAGAAGAACTATATCAGCAACAAAGAGAGAGGGACTCTCTTGCCTGA
- the LOC105168338 gene encoding protein terminal ear1-like, with translation MNEPGFSRFPAHHLDPGAQEFFPTTALPSVPPQFFYPYPPPVYDNMGYARPQFPSAPAFVSAAAEPPPPLPVSLPPSSPTPSRTLLLSMVPTSVSESTVRRELEVFGDVRAVQMERRREGLVTVHFYDVRDAQAALMAMQEQHMQQQFRLGRHYDAVLNNSMPLMAVAPPPPPQAARGLISGRVVWAQFTTPVTSGLPDGNNQGTLVIFNLDPGVSASYLKEIFEAFGPVKELRETPNKRNQMFVEFYDVRNAAKAMAAMNAKEILGQRIVIEFSRPGGQCKKFWRCPQNGAPNPTTTYSSRTSFRSSSSSSSFNLNRPSPPPSEGKLSIRSPPQQRNYHSNKNPSGSGGSRSSSSGSSPLDESVTNLCIGGYDECSRPNKKSTGFKKSNNSSASDSGGGSSKQAGCRPWKGGGGGGGRHGKDHDPRFLINEDAIMESNCRDPRTTVMIKNIPNKYSQKLLLNMLDNHCIHCNEQMADDGDDQPLSAYDFVYLPIDFINKCNVGYGFVNMTSPQATLRLYKAFHHQNWEVFNSRKICEVTYARLQGLEALREHFKNSKFPGDAEEYMPVVFLPPRDGRTLTDPVPIVGHVDPPLPLSPPSSSAASSKENQSETQIGVGYEDGVGGSESGGCSYDENDNDDDYGREPSNE, from the exons ATGAATGAACCCGGTTTTTCACGGTTCCCCGCCCACCACCTCGACCCCGGCGCTCAAGAATTCTTTCCCACCACCGCTTTACCTTCAGTCCCGCCTCAATTTTTCTACCCCTACCCTCCGCCGGTGTACGACAACATGGGGTACGCGCGGCCGCAGTTTCCATCAGCTCCGGCGTTCGTTAGCGCGGCCGCGGAGCCACCGCCTCCGCTGCCGGTTTCTTTGCCCCCATCCTCGCCGACGCCGTCAAGGACTTTGCTCCTCAGCATGGTCCCAACCTCCGTGAGCGAATCAACGGTGCGGCGCGAATTGGAAGTCTTCGGCGACGTGAGGGCGGTCCAGATGGAACGGCGGCGTGAGGGTTTGGTGACGGTGCACTTCTACGACGTGAGAGACGCGCAGGCGGCGCTGATGGCGATGCAGGAACAGCACATGCAGCAGCAGTTCCGCCTCGGCCGCCACTACGACGCAGTCCTGAACAATTCTATGCCATTGATGGCTGTCGCGCCACCACCACCCCCCCAGGCGGCGCGTGGGCTCATCTCAGGACGAGTGGTGTGGGCCCAGTTCACTACTCCGGTGACTTCTGGCCTTCCCGACGGCAACAATCAAGGAACCCTTGTTATATTCAATTTGGATCCTGGGGTTTCCGCTTCTTATCTCAAAGAGATTTTCGAAGCCTTTG ggCCCGTGAAGGAATTGAGAGAGACACCAAACAAAAGGAACCAAATGTTCGTGGAGTTCTATGATGTGAGAAACGCAGCCAAGGCCATGGCCGCCATGAACGCCAAAGAAATCCTCGGACAACGTATTGTGATTGAATTCAGCAGGCCTGGTGGCCAGTGCAAGAAGTTCTGGAGATGCCCACAAAATGGAGCTCCCAATCCCACCACTACTTATTCATCAAGAACCTCTTTCAGGTCCTCGTCGTCGTCCTCGTCGTTCAACCTGAATCGGCCTTCTCCACCCCCGTCGGAGGGTAAACTCTCCATCCGTTCGCCGCCACAGCAGCGCAATTACCATTCCAACAAAAACCCTAGTGGGAGTGGAGGAAGCAGAAGCTCAAGCAGTGGATCATCACCACTTGATGAATCAGTGACTAATCTATGCATTGGTGGCTATGACGAGTGCTCGAGGCCGAATAAAAAGAGCACTGGTTTCAAGAAAAGCAATAACTCATCAGCATCTGATAGTGGTGGCGGGAGTTCAAAGCAGGCCGGCTGCAGGCCGTGGAAGGGCGGCGGCGGTGGTGGAGGAAGACACGGGAAAGATCATGATCCACGCTTTCTGATTAATGAAGATGCGATAATGGAATCGAATTGCAGGGATCCCAGAACCACTGTCATGATCAAGAACATCCCTAACAAGTACAG TCAGAAGCTGCTGCTGAACATGCTGGACAACCACTGCATTCACTGCAACGAGCAGATGGCCGACGACGGCGATGATCAGCCCTTGTCCGCATATGATTTCGTCTACCTCCCTATTGATTTCAT CAACAAGTGCAATGTCGGATATGGGTTCGTGAACATGACTTCCCCTCAGGCAACATTGAGACTGTACAAAGCCTTCCACCATCAGAACTGGGAGGTCTTCAACTCCAGAAAGATCTGCGAAGTCACCTATGCAAGATTAcag GGACTGGAGGCGTTGAGAGAACACTTCAAGAACTCCAAGTTCCCCGGCGATGCCGAGGAGTACATGCCAGTGGTGTTCTTGCCTCCTCGTGATGGCCGGACGCTGACCGATCCCGTCCCAATAGTTGGCCATGTTGACCCACCTCTTCCCCTTTCTCCACCGTCGTCATCTGCTGCTAGCTCAAAGGAAAACCAATCAGAAACACAAATAGGAGTCGGCTACGAGGACGGTGTGGGAGGCAGCGAGAGTGGAGGCTGTAGCTACGATGAAAACGACAACGACGACGACTACGGAAGAGAGCCGAGCAATGAATGA